A part of Pseudoalteromonas arctica A 37-1-2 genomic DNA contains:
- the rep gene encoding DNA helicase Rep has translation MKLNPKQDEAVKYISGPCLVLAGAGSGKTRVITNKIAYLVKKCEYKARNIAAVTFTNKAAKEMRERVLQTLGKQDAKGLWVSTFHTLGLEIIKKELSTLGFKPGFSLFDDQDTNQLLSELTEDELKKDKDLLKLLKMEIGSWKNELVLPEQAIREARDAQKALFAQLYARYQNQLRAYNALDFDDLIMIPTLLLTNNATSRERWQQRFKYLLVDEYQDTNTSQYQLVKLLVGERARFTVVGDDDQSIYSWRGARPQNLVLLGKDYPGLRLIKLEQNYRSAGRILKAANILIANNPHDIEKKLFSELGYGEPIKVIGCRDEEHESERVVAEIISHKFMKRTSYKDYAILYRGNHQARGFEKSLMSNRIPYKISGGMSFFARSEIKDIMAYLRLLVNQDDDNAFLRIVNTPRREIGTVTLEKLGTLANEKHVSLFATCFDNDLGYRLKGRGFNALAGFARWVVELSDNAVRGDTLEAVKDLVRNINYEAYLYESSPSAKAAEMRMKNVSELYRWITDMLTGDADNEPMTLAEVVSKLTLRDMLERNEEEDETDAVHLSTLHASKGLEYPYVFMVGMEEGLLPHQVSIDEDNVDEERRLAYVGITRAQQELTLTYAKIRRQFGETSQTELSRFVQELPQDDLAFENKKAPNTQAERMEKGQARVANLRAMFKKPE, from the coding sequence ATGAAACTCAATCCTAAACAAGATGAAGCCGTAAAATATATTAGTGGTCCATGCTTAGTACTCGCAGGCGCAGGCTCTGGTAAAACCCGTGTTATTACGAATAAAATCGCTTATTTAGTGAAAAAATGTGAGTACAAAGCGCGAAATATAGCCGCTGTTACTTTTACCAATAAAGCAGCCAAAGAAATGCGTGAACGAGTACTGCAAACGCTCGGAAAGCAAGACGCTAAAGGTTTATGGGTATCAACGTTTCATACACTCGGTTTAGAAATAATAAAAAAAGAGTTAAGCACATTAGGGTTTAAACCCGGCTTTTCGTTATTTGATGATCAAGATACCAATCAGCTTTTAAGTGAGCTCACCGAAGATGAGCTAAAAAAAGACAAGGACTTACTCAAACTACTTAAAATGGAAATTGGTAGTTGGAAAAACGAATTAGTACTGCCAGAGCAAGCAATACGCGAAGCGCGTGATGCGCAAAAGGCATTGTTTGCACAGCTGTATGCTCGTTATCAAAATCAACTGCGTGCTTATAACGCACTGGATTTTGATGATTTAATTATGATCCCTACTTTGTTACTTACTAATAACGCCACATCTCGTGAGCGCTGGCAGCAACGCTTTAAATACTTGCTGGTGGATGAGTATCAAGATACCAATACAAGCCAATATCAACTTGTTAAATTGCTAGTAGGCGAGCGTGCCCGTTTTACTGTGGTAGGTGATGACGATCAATCAATTTACTCATGGCGTGGTGCTCGCCCGCAAAACTTAGTGTTATTAGGTAAAGACTACCCAGGGCTTAGACTTATAAAGCTTGAACAAAACTATCGAAGTGCAGGGCGAATACTAAAAGCGGCTAACATTTTAATTGCGAATAACCCACATGACATAGAGAAAAAGTTATTTAGTGAACTAGGTTATGGTGAGCCGATTAAAGTAATAGGGTGCCGCGATGAAGAGCATGAATCTGAGCGTGTGGTTGCTGAAATAATTTCACATAAGTTTATGAAGCGTACCAGCTATAAAGATTACGCGATTTTATATCGTGGTAATCATCAAGCACGTGGCTTTGAAAAATCTTTAATGAGTAACCGTATTCCTTATAAAATTAGTGGCGGTATGTCGTTTTTCGCTCGCTCAGAAATTAAAGATATTATGGCGTATTTACGTTTGCTAGTTAATCAAGATGATGACAATGCATTTTTACGTATCGTAAATACACCACGACGCGAAATAGGCACGGTTACACTTGAAAAGCTTGGTACGCTTGCTAACGAAAAACACGTGAGCTTATTTGCTACCTGTTTTGATAACGATTTAGGCTACAGACTAAAAGGGCGTGGTTTTAATGCGCTTGCTGGGTTTGCACGCTGGGTTGTTGAGCTATCAGATAACGCAGTACGCGGTGATACGCTCGAAGCTGTTAAAGACTTAGTGCGTAATATTAATTACGAGGCATATTTGTACGAGTCGTCACCGAGTGCTAAAGCCGCTGAAATGCGTATGAAAAACGTATCTGAGTTGTATCGTTGGATCACCGATATGTTGACCGGTGATGCCGACAATGAACCAATGACATTAGCCGAGGTTGTTAGCAAGCTAACCCTTCGCGATATGCTTGAGCGTAACGAAGAAGAAGATGAAACCGATGCAGTGCACTTATCAACACTGCATGCATCTAAGGGCTTAGAGTACCCATACGTATTTATGGTAGGTATGGAGGAGGGCTTACTTCCGCATCAGGTAAGTATTGATGAAGATAACGTAGATGAAGAACGCCGCTTAGCTTATGTTGGTATTACTCGTGCGCAGCAGGAGTTAACACTTACTTATGCAAAAATACGTCGTCAATTTGGTGAAACCTCACAAACTGAGTTAAGCCGATTTGTACAAGAGTTACCGCAGGACGATCTCGCGTTTGAAAATAAAAAGGCGCCAAATACGCAAGCAGAGCGAATGGAAAAAGGCCAAGCAAGAGTCGCTAACCTTCGCGCCATGTTTAAAAAGCCTGAGTAA
- a CDS encoding sensor domain-containing diguanylate cyclase, with amino-acid sequence MEDKLSVSSKLAYQNKRLKTLLNKYKQSHHLQNALIQLSEQASTVAELTLLYPAIHDILQKYVPSKSFYVVLLNQYSQSLELSYFSDEKDGIAVALNQSNSFDEGATGYVFKQGKTTCFTKQQMQNAAAEGLFKALGTPAEHWVGVPVYQEHNIIGVLAAQSYDTKQGYSSQQIQLLEFMSLYLATAIERVKKRELLESEVKIRTRALTQSNDALNLEIEQRKRALQRQQILFKISEIATQAKNLDDAYFKIHEIIKTITYAENLYIALYDKESGWISFPYCVDEFKENTQPRRFAKGYSELVISTEETQLIHPCRAKELIESGVVQRAKPVQKEQMATSWLGAPLKTAQGVIGLIVCQAYDNKHIFSRDDCELITFVSHQIAAVLQTKLTNQAIAKSHQELEFRVNEKTKELRQTNLHLQMQIDERKKIEQQLYHDAHHDSLTSLPNRSLFLTQLEKTLQHYQRFPEHNFAVLFIDLDKFKDINDQLGHHAGDQFLINVSELFAQCIREHDLLARLGGDEFVILLTHLTEPQQAEDVANRIIDLMEKPFCLKGEYLQSGASIGITYSKKSYTHTDEIIRDADAAMYHAKNSGKNRYELFHPLLTQSIPAQALKAQHHLDILPMSFRSSEIITLDEQHQSESLFEAFGEHPILGFTSFDILKKFASDKEQHLEIELQLLQRAYAQAITANVTMALVPCSGLLLEEHEFVLFTDTLNKQQGHSQLCLLFDEQEIRHASATQIENLKKLSQLGYSIGLNNFAKDRCELNLLTDINFDYLLLSSTFSKRVLQQESYDFQLQGVLAITKLKAMKVIAKGPSILNFRALLDKHGLAFFVGKQHALVCSELPKIQATQSL; translated from the coding sequence TTGGAAGATAAACTCTCAGTATCGAGTAAATTGGCGTATCAAAATAAACGTCTAAAAACATTACTCAATAAATACAAACAATCACATCACTTACAAAATGCGCTGATACAATTATCAGAGCAAGCAAGTACTGTTGCCGAGCTAACCCTACTTTATCCCGCTATCCACGACATTTTACAAAAATATGTGCCGAGTAAAAGTTTTTATGTGGTGCTATTAAATCAATACAGTCAATCGTTAGAACTTTCTTACTTTTCAGATGAAAAAGATGGTATTGCCGTCGCCCTTAACCAATCAAATAGCTTTGATGAAGGTGCCACTGGTTATGTATTTAAACAGGGTAAAACCACATGTTTTACCAAGCAGCAAATGCAAAATGCCGCAGCAGAAGGCTTATTTAAAGCATTAGGCACTCCAGCAGAGCATTGGGTAGGTGTACCGGTTTACCAAGAACATAATATTATCGGTGTTTTAGCAGCGCAAAGTTACGATACAAAACAAGGCTATAGCTCACAACAAATACAATTACTTGAGTTTATGTCGCTTTATTTAGCAACTGCAATAGAGCGTGTAAAAAAACGAGAGCTCCTTGAGTCAGAAGTTAAAATTCGTACCCGAGCACTCACTCAAAGTAACGACGCGTTAAACCTTGAAATAGAACAACGCAAACGCGCACTTCAACGCCAACAAATTCTGTTTAAAATATCTGAAATAGCAACGCAAGCTAAAAATCTTGATGATGCTTACTTTAAGATACATGAAATAATAAAAACAATTACCTACGCAGAAAACTTATATATTGCACTTTACGATAAAGAGTCTGGCTGGATAAGCTTCCCTTATTGTGTAGATGAATTTAAAGAAAACACACAACCAAGACGCTTTGCTAAAGGTTATAGTGAACTGGTAATAAGCACTGAAGAAACGCAACTTATACACCCGTGTAGAGCAAAAGAATTAATAGAAAGCGGTGTAGTACAAAGAGCTAAGCCTGTACAAAAAGAGCAAATGGCCACTAGTTGGTTAGGCGCTCCACTTAAAACAGCTCAAGGAGTTATCGGCCTTATTGTTTGCCAAGCTTACGATAACAAACATATTTTCAGCCGGGATGATTGCGAGTTAATTACCTTTGTATCTCATCAAATTGCAGCGGTTTTACAAACAAAACTCACCAATCAAGCTATTGCAAAAAGCCACCAAGAACTCGAATTTAGAGTAAACGAAAAAACCAAAGAACTGCGTCAAACAAATCTGCACTTACAAATGCAAATAGATGAGCGTAAAAAAATAGAGCAGCAGCTTTATCACGACGCACATCACGACTCTCTTACTAGCTTACCTAATCGCAGCCTCTTTTTAACTCAGCTTGAAAAAACACTACAACATTATCAGCGCTTTCCTGAACATAATTTTGCTGTTTTATTTATTGATTTAGATAAGTTTAAAGACATTAACGACCAGCTTGGTCACCATGCTGGCGATCAGTTTTTAATTAACGTTAGTGAGTTATTTGCCCAGTGTATACGCGAACATGATTTACTAGCACGCTTAGGTGGCGATGAGTTTGTTATTTTATTAACGCACTTAACTGAGCCTCAACAAGCAGAAGATGTTGCCAATCGTATTATCGACTTAATGGAAAAGCCTTTTTGCCTTAAAGGGGAATATTTACAAAGTGGTGCAAGTATAGGGATAACCTATTCAAAGAAAAGCTATACGCATACGGATGAAATTATTCGTGATGCCGATGCTGCAATGTATCACGCTAAAAACTCCGGAAAAAATCGCTACGAGCTATTTCATCCGCTATTAACGCAATCAATACCTGCGCAGGCACTAAAAGCACAACATCACCTTGATATATTACCTATGAGTTTTAGAAGCTCAGAAATAATTACGCTTGATGAGCAACATCAGTCTGAATCTTTATTTGAAGCATTTGGTGAACACCCAATACTTGGCTTTACTAGCTTTGATATTTTGAAAAAGTTTGCATCAGATAAAGAACAGCACCTTGAGATAGAGTTACAGCTATTACAACGCGCTTATGCACAAGCAATTACCGCAAATGTAACTATGGCGCTGGTTCCTTGTTCTGGTTTACTACTCGAGGAGCACGAATTTGTTTTATTTACAGATACGCTAAATAAACAACAAGGACATAGCCAGCTCTGTTTGCTATTTGATGAACAAGAAATTCGTCACGCAAGCGCAACACAAATAGAAAACCTCAAAAAGCTATCACAACTTGGTTATTCAATTGGTTTAAACAATTTTGCTAAAGATCGATGCGAACTTAATTTACTAACCGATATTAATTTTGACTATCTGCTACTTAGCTCGACCTTTAGTAAACGTGTTTTACAACAAGAAAGTTACGATTTTCAGCTACAAGGGGTGCTAGCAATTACAAAGCTCAAAGCAATGAAAGTCATTGCTAAAGGCCCATCAATACTTAATTTTAGAGCTTTATTAGACAAGCACGGTTTGGCATTTTTTGTGGGAAAACAACACGCTCTAGTATGTTCTGAGTTACCTAAAATACAAGCAACCCAGTCTTTATAA